The DNA segment GATGCGCCTACGGCAGGCTCGTTGGGGCGGGTCGCTCGAGCGCGATCAACGACTCTTCTATCCCCTCATGCGCCGGATGTTCGAGGACGGACGAGTATGGCTGCGGGCGTTGTGGAGCGGCGCCGAGCCGATTGCGATAATCGGTGGCTTTCCGGACCGGGCGCACGGAGTCTTCTGGTATTACTGGGGCTCGTTTAATGCCGCATACGCCACGATATCTCCAGGCAAAGCCTCATTCGGGATTGCGATCCAGCACGTAATTGAGCAAGGGTTTCAAACCTTCAGCATGACCTACGGCGACGAGGCTTATAAGGCAACTTTCGGAACGAAAGAAGGGCTGTGCGAAGACCTCGTAGTCGACCGTCCATCACTACGCTCGCGTATCGTCGGCGGCGCCGTCGCAACCGGTGTCCGGCTAAAGCGCGCCCTAGCCGGCGGCGGCATGTAATCCTCCGGAGCCACGCCTTAAGCAAAGCGACCGTAAGAGGCAGCCTGGAACCTCGACATTATCTTGTTATCTGGAGCCTCGGCGCTACAGTAATAAGTGTGACTTGGAGCTGAAGCCGCTCCTCGTTATGAAGTATTGCCCGCAAATGCCGCGGAGATTGCGCCACAGGATGCGCGTTTACACGCGCGCACTAAACTTCGGCCGACGGACAAACGTCAACTGACGGCCGCGTATGCGGCCGTTGGCGTCGCCTGCCCGCTCGTGTTTTCGTGCTCGTAAACTGAGACCGCCACCCAGCCGACAATGACCACCAGCAACACGATTATTACCGTGCCGACAATGATGTCTCGCATGCGCATTCGAGTCTCCTCCGCGCCTGCTGGGATTCCGGATCACGAGCCCTATCACCGAGTCATCGCTGCGGCAAACGGCTGAACGTACCAGGTAAAGATCGCAACCCGCAGCGATCTGCGCAGCGCTCGCATGGCGCGAAATCTCGTCGCGGCGAGGAATCGCAATGGGAGAGGAGCGCACCGATGCACGCGAAGCGCGGGCACCGCGTTCCGCTCCGGATTGACGCGATCGACGCAATATTCAGGCGTTGGCCGGCGGCCGGTTTTCCGAGGTAGTCATCAACAGGGCGGCGCAGTATGCCAGTACGAGCGATGCAAAAGTGAACTCGGGCACCGCGTGCCACAGATGCACATGCCCGCGAAGCAGACGCTCCATCCCTGCGTTGATAAAGCCGACGGTCGGGCCGCCCATGAAAAATGCTGCGAGATAGCTAGTACCCGCCGTAAACAATGTCAGCCGCGACGCCGCGCCATCCTGACAGGCCGCCGCGACGCTCACGTAAACCGGGACCAGACAGACCAGGAAGTGTTGCCACGAGATCGGCGAGAGCAGAGTGATCAGCGCAATCCATAAGGCGAAGCCGCAGGCATAGCGGTCCTCGACGAGCGCCCAGGCCGCGGCAAACGAGAGCCCGGCAAGTATCAGTTCGGTAACTAAACCTGCGCCGGCAGCCCAGGGGCGATCGCCGACGGTGTGGTCGGCGATGAAGCGCACAAACCAGCCGAGATTTAGATTGGACGGATGCCTCAACAATCCCAGCGGCTCACCCAACGTTTGCTCTCCGCCGACGACCATGCCCGCGAAACTCGCGATGGGGCCGGCCCCGAGCACGGCGGCGGTCAACGCTCCGCCGGCAATACACGTGCCGAGCATGTACGCGCACGCTCGCCAGTTGCGCCGAGCGATCAGATACCCGAGCATGCCCAGCGGGTACGCACGCAGCAGCGCCGCAATTGCCAGGATCGCGCCCGCTGCTGCATCACGCCGGCGCCGTATCGCAACCAGACCCAGGACAAAAGGAAGAGCAGGATCATCTCTCCCCGGCCGAACCAGATGCTGATCGCTATCGGCGGATACAGAACCATCAAGGCCGCCGTCGCCCATACTTCCGTCCCTCTCGGACCGAGCTCGTCGATGAGCAGGAACAGGGCGCCGCCAAGCGCCAACATATTCAACGTCTGCCATGTCCAGTAAGCCTGTTCAGTGCTCAGGAACGTCAGCGGCATGAAGAAGAGAAACCAGGCTGGCGTGTCGCCAAGATGATTGGTGCCCATGTCAATATCGCCAAGCGGACGCCCGACCTCGGTGTAAACGCTCTCGAAATCACCGTTGTACGGGTTGATCCCCCGGCGCACCGCCAGCGACGGCACGTAATAGGCACTAAAGTCGCGGTAGCCGGTGGCGGTGGAAGGCAGCTTGGCGAACAGAGATGCCGCTGCGGCGAAAGCCGCAACCCAGAGGATTAGCGCGAGATACGCAGGCCAGGATCGGGCAGAAAGGCGCTCATTCATCTCGCGGCGGCAGCCGCGCGCGCCCGCTCGCTTGCGACGCGCTCTCGTCCCTGGAAATAGTCATCTTTCGCGAAAGAGCACGGCCACTTTACGCGGCGTAAGCCGCAAACGCGAGATACCGCTCCGGGTCGAATGAAGCTCGTCAGGCGCCGAAATACGCAAGCGCCGCGCGTGCCGCAATGAACCACACCGCGAGCGTCGAGAACAGGTAGAGATAAAATCGCAGCATCACGCGGTTCAACGTGCAATGCACCGCGCTGTGCAGCGCGCGGAACACCACGAATACCCACGCCGCATCGACGTACACGCCATCCACCTGCCTCGTCACGAACAGGTAGAGCACCAGCGCGTAGAAGAGCACCGGGATCTCGAAGAGGTTCTTAAGATTGTCCGACGGATTGGATACTGCCGGCGGCGAGCGCCGCGCGAGTTCGCCGGGCACCGCCAGATCTCCGGGGCCGATTCCGCTTCGCGTGATGAAGCTGATGCGCCGCGCGTACATGTAGATCCAGACGACGAGCGTCAAGAAGATCGTCGCGAAAAACGGGCCGAAGATCCTCGTCTGATCCATATTTCCCCCTGGTGAGAGGTTGCCCGGCGCTCGCGCGAGCCATCGCCGATTGAATCCGTAGCGCCCCGCTTTGCCGAATCAATCATACAGCTTCGCCGGCGCACCAGCCGCTCGACCATGCCCACTGAAAATTGTACCCGCCAAGCCATCCGGTGACGTCGACCGCCTCGCCGATGACGTAGAGGCCGGGCACATCTCGTGCCTCCATCGTCTTCGAGGAAAGCGCCGCGGTATCGACCCCTCCGACCGTCACTTCGGCCTTCGCCCATCCCTCGGAGTCCGCCGGCGCGACCTGCCATCGTTTGAGCCTCGCGGCCACAGCGGCGAGTATGCGGTCCGGCAGGTTCGCCATCTTTACTTCACCTGGCGGGTCGCTCGCGGCCGCTTCAGCTATCGCCTGCGCAAGCCGCGCTGGTAGAATCTCGCTCAGCACGGTTTTAAGTTCCGCCCTTGGACGGCTCCGTCTGCGCTCGCGCAGAAAATTTCCGACTTCGAGTCCTGGCACGAAGTCAAGGGAGAGCGTTTCGCCCTCGCTCCAATACGACGAGATCTGAAGAATCGCGGGGCCCGAGAGTCCGCTGTGGGTGAACAGGATATTTTCGCGAAAGCTCTGCCGGCCGCACGCGACGATCGCGTCGGCCGAGACGCCGCTCAGCGACCGGCAGAGCGCGAGCATCTCGCCCGCGAACCTCAGCCCCACCAATCCCGGCCGCGGCTCGATTATTCCGAGTCCGAAGCGACGCGCGAGATCGTAGGCAAAGCCGCTCGCTCCCATCTTCGGAATCGAGAGCCCGCCGGTCGCGACTACCAGCGCCGGCGCAGCGAAGCTGCGGTGGCCGGTCTCGACGCGGAAGCGGTCGGCGCGTGCGACGCCCGTGATTCGATGGCTCGTGCGAAGATCGACCGCGGCCGCCGCGCATTCCGCGAGCAGCATCGCGAGGACCTCGCGCGCCGAACCGTCGCAGAAGAGTTGGCCGAGCGTTTTCTCGTGATAGCGGATACGATGCCGCTCGACCATCGCGATGAAGTCGCGCTCGGTATAGCGGCTAAGCGCGGATTTGCAGAAGTGCGGATTGGCGGAAAGAAAACGCTCGGACGCGATCTCGAGGTTGGTGAAGTTGCAACGTCCGCCGCCCGAGATGAGAATCTTTTTCCCGGGCTCCGCGTTATGTTCGAGCACCAGCACGCGCCGCCCGCGCCGCCCCGCGCCGATCGCGCACATCAGTCCCGCTGCGCCGGCGCCGAGCACGATGACGTCGAAGGCTTCCATCGGCTCCGCCGTCAGGCTGCGCCCTGGCGTGCCTGCGACCCGCACCGCCGCGCGGAAATTCGCTTGACAAACGCGGGTCGGCGCGATGGTATCGGGCAAAATTTTGCGCGCGGCGCCGCGCAGATCGCGGCGGCAAGGAGATGAGCTCGATGGAATTCGCAATCGCCTACCCGGCCCGTCCGGACGCCTGGAAGGACCTGGTGATAGCCGAGGACAACGGCTTCACGCACGCATGGTTTTACGATTCGCAGATGCTCTACAGCGACGTTTACGTATGCCTCGCGCTCGCCGCCGAGCATACCAAGCGCATCAAGCTCGGCACCGGCGTTGCGATTCCGTCCAACCGGATAGAGCCGGTGACGGCGCATTCGATCGCGACCATCAATCTGCTCGCGCCCGGACGCGCGATGCTGGGTATCGGCACCGGCTTTACCGGGCGCAATACGATGGGGCTCCCGCCGGTCAAGCTCGAACGGATGCGCGAGTACATCGAGATGTGCCGCAAGCTGCTCCGCGGCGAAGAGGTGATGTACCGCGAGGGCAAGCGCGAACGCGCGATCCGTTTTCTCCATCCCGACCATGGCTATATCAATCTCAAGGATCCGATTCCGATTCACGTCGCGGCCAACGGCCCCAAGGCGCTCGAACTCACCGGCGAGGTCGGCGACGGCTGGATCACCGCGCTCTCGGACCCCGACCACATCCGCGCCGACTTCAAGCTTATCGAGGCGGGCGCCGCGCGCGCCGGGCGCAAGCTTGGCAAATTCCCGGCGCTGCTGCTAACCACGGCCTGCGTGCTCAAGCCCGGCGAGTCGGCGGCCTCGCCGCGCGCGATCAAACGCGTCGGCCCATTCGCGGCGGTGTTGCTGCACGCGATGTGGGAGGCATCCGCGATCACCGCATCGGCGTCCTCGCCGTTCCAGAAGCAATGGGAGCGTTACCGCGACGAGTACGTGTCAAAGCTGAAGACGCCCCCCGATCGCCGCTACCTCGAAGTTCACGAGGGCCATCTTATCTATCTCAAGCCGGGCGAGGAGAGATACCTCGACGATGCGATCGTCCGCGGCAGCACGCTGACCGGCACGGCCGACGAGATAATCGCACGGCTGAAGGCGATGGAAGCGGCGGGGCTGAGCCAGGTCGCGATCCAGGTAGTCTATCCGCAGGGGCGCGAGATGATCGAAGAATTCAGCCGCGAGGTGATCGCGAAATACTGAGCGGCAGCGCGCCGATCGCATGAGCGCCGGACGGCTCGCGCCGTCCGGCGCCGCTGTTTTTAGCGATGCGCGGCTCGCTCACTCCGCTCGCCCGCTCAGGACTCGTACGTGGTCCGAACGATCAGATGCGCCGAGCCGCCGTCGATCGTCAGGACCGCGCCGGTCGTAAAGCTGGCGGCGTCGCTCGCAAAGTAAAGCGCCGCGCCCACAACCTCCTCGGGTTCGCCCGCGCGCTGCAGCGGGAACATCCTGCGCGCACGCCGGTTGAAATCCTCCGTGCGCGACCATCCCTTGCTGATGTCGGTGTGGAACGGCCCGCACATGATGCAGTTGACGCGCACCTTGGGCCCGTACTCTTTGGCGAACGCGACCGTCAGGATGTTGAGCCCGGCCTTGGCGGCGGCGTAGGGCGCGGTCTCCGGGTCGGGACGGATAGCGGCCGTGGACGAGATGTTGATGATCGAGCCGCCCTCGCCCGCCGCCATCCTCGAGGCAAACAGCGCCGTCAGCCGAAACGGTCCCTTGAGATTTACCCCGATTATCTTGTCGAACAACTCCTCGCTGGTCTCGACCGACGACGGCGCAAGCGGCGAGATGCCGGCGTTGTTGATGAGCACGTCGGCACGCCCCCAACGCCCGTAAACCTCGTCGGCAAGACGGTCGCAGTCCTCCCACTTGCCGACGTGCGCGGCATGCGCCGAGCCCTCGGAGCCGAGCGCGCGAATTTCCTTGACCGTCGCCTCGCAGCTTTCGAGCTTGCGGCTCGCGATCGCGACTTTAGCGCCGGCTGCTGCGAACCCGAGCGCCATGGAGTGGCCGATGCCGCGGCTGCCGCCGGTTATCACGACCACCTTGCCACTGAAATCGTATTGCACGGGACGCGTGGTCATTGCGCGGCGACCTCGAGTTCGATGCGGTCGGCAAACTTGCGGATTGCGGCCTCGCGCAGCGCCGGGATGTGGCTGGTCGGGAACAGCCCGTCGGTGCCCTTGTAGTCGCGCAGCACCTGGCGCGCGAGCGTTATCTTGTGGACCTCGGTCGGTCCGTCGGCGAGACCCATCACGAAGCTCTCCATCACCTGCTCGGCGAACGGCATCTCCGGCGTCACGCCGAGCGAGCCGTGCACCTGCAGCGCGCGCACCACGACGTCGTGGAACACCTTGGGCATCGCGGCCTTTACGGCGGCGATGTCCTTGCGCACCTTGAGATAGTCCTTGTACTTGTCGATGCGCCATGCGGTGCGCAGCACCAGCAGGCGGAACTGCTCGATGTCGATCCAGGAGTCCGCGATCTTCTCCTGCACCATCTGCTTGTCGGCAAGCAGCGAGCCCTGCGTGGTGCGCGAAAGCGCCCGCTCGCACATCTGGTCGAACGACTTGCGCACCTGCCCGATCGTGCGCATCGCGTGATGAATCCGGCCGCCGCCAAGCCGCGTCTGCGCGACCACGAAGCCGCCGCCGCGCGGCCCCAGCAGATGATCCTTGGGCACGTGGACGTCCTGGTAGCGCACGTAGGCGTGGGTGCCGTTGGCCTCCTGGCCGACGCCGACGCGGCGCACGATGCTGACGCCCGGGGCGTCGGTCGGGACGATAAAGGTCGAGAGCCGCTTGTACGGCGGCGCGTCGGGATCCGTCACGACCATCGCGACCAGGAACGAGGAATAATGCGCGTTCGAGGAGAACCATTTTTCGCCGTTGATCACCCAGTTGTCGCCGCGCAGCTCGGCGTGGGTGGTGAAGACCTTGGGGTCGGCGCCGCCCTGCGGCTCGGTCATCGAGAAACACGAGACGATCTCGTTGGCGAGCAGCGGTTCGAGGTAGCGCTTTTTCTGCTCGGGCGTGCCGTACTTGGCGAGAATCTCGCCATTGCCCGAATCCGGCGCCTGGCACCCGAAAACCGTGGGTGCAAAGCGCGAACGGCCGAGAATCTCATTCATCAGCGCGAGCTTGACCTGGCCGTAGCCCTGGCCGCCGAGCTCGGGCTCGAGATGGCAGGCCCAGAGCTTGCGTTTGCGGACCTCGGCCTGCAGCGGGCGCACCAGCTTGTTGCGGTTCGCGTCGCGGACGTCATAGGGCGACTCCAGCACGTAGTCGAGCGGCTCGACTTCCTCGCGCACGAATTTATCGATCCAGTCGAGTTCCCTCTGGAACTCGGGTTCGGTCTCAAAATCCCAGCTCATGGCGGTTCCTCCGTGGAAAAGGTCGGCGGCGCCGCATCCGTGCCTTGCGCGCCCGCGGCTGCTCGCACTGCCGATTGCGAGACTGCCTCAGCCGGTGCGGTTTCTCAAGAGCGAGTGATGGCTCCGCGCGCGGACTTTTGTTAATCCTCGTTGCGGCTGCGATAGGCCTGATAGAGCGGAGGTTCGTGATGGAATTCGGAATCGGCGTGAGCACGCATATCGGCAACTGGGACGTGATTCGCTACGTCGAAGAGCTGGGCTTCGATCGCGCGTGGGTCGGCGACTCGCAGATGATCTGGTCGGACTGCTACGCGACGATGGCGCTCGCGGCAGCCAACACCAAACGCATAAAGATCGGTACCGGAGTCGCAATCACCGGCACCCGGCTCGCTCCGGTGACCGCGCATTCGATCGCCAGCATTAACCAGATCGCGCCCGGCCGCGTGTTCCTCGGAATCGGCACCGGTCACACCGCCATGCGGGTGATGGGTCAGGATCCGATGCGCACCAGCGAATTTCGCGAATATCTGCGCGTGGTCCGCGCGCTCCTCGACGGCGAGGCCGTGAACTACGAGTATCGCGGCAAGACCCGCGAGATAAAATTTCTCCATCTCGACCGCCATTTCATCAACCTCGAGCCGCGCATCCCGATTTACGCCGCGGCCAACGGGTCCAAGGCGCTCGAGGCGACGGGCGCGTACGCCGACGGATGGATCACGGTGGGCGGACAGCCGCATGTGACCAAAGCGAAGCTTGATAAAATCGCCGCGGGCGCGGCGCGCGCCAAACGCCGGCTGCCGGCGGATTTCCACACCGCCTTCATCACCACCGGATGCGTCCTGCGCCCGGGCGAGAAGCTTACCGACGATCGCGTGATCGAGGAAACCGGATCCTGGGTGATGTGCGAGCTGCATTTCTTCTACGAGATCTGGAAAGACATGGGCGAGAAGGACGAGCTGATACCGCCGCACTTCGCCAACATCTGGGAGGACTACCTGAAGCGGGTCAGGAATTTCAGCCTCCCCGAGAACGCGCGCTTTCGTCAGATCCACGAAGGACACCTGGTTTACATGCAGCCCGAGGAGCGGCGCTTCGTGACGCCCGAGGCGATACGCGCGGGATGCCTGGTCGGAAGGCCCGAAGAGATCGCGGAGCAGATCCGCGCGAGCGAAAAGGCCGGCATGCGCGAGACCGTGCTGTGGCCTCCGATGGATCGCGAACGCAAGGTTTATCGCGATTTCGCCGAGATGGTTTTCCCGCTCGTAAAGTAGCGGCCAGCTTCGAGGACGGCACAGTGCTCAACACCCCGATTTGCGACTATTTCGGTATCGAGTATCCGATTCTGCTGGCCGGAATGGGCGGAGTGGCGATGCATCGCCTGGCCGCCGCGGTCTCCAACGCCGGCGGCCTCGGCGTGATCGGCGCGGCTGGATGCTCACCCGCGGAACTGCGCGAGGAGATCCGGCGCACGCGCGAACTCACCGAGCGGCCGTTCGCGATTGACCTGCTGGCCCCGATTCCCGACATGATGCGGCCGCACATGCCGGTGCTGATCGAGGAGAAGGTGAAAATCTTCGTCGCCGGCCTCGCCGTCCCCGCCGAATTCATCCGCACCATGCACGATCACGGGATGAAAGTGGTGGTGATGTGCGGCAAGGTCCATCACGGCGAGAAGGCCCAACAGGCCGGCGCCGACGTGGTCGTCGCGCAAGGCACCGAGGCGGGCGGTCACACGGGAGAGATCGGGATGCTGTCGCTGGTTCCGCAGATGATCCGCGCGGTGCGCCTGCCGGTGCTCGCGGCCGGCGGTATCGCGCACGGAAGCCAGGTCGCCGCCGCGCTCACGCTCGGCGCGCAGGCGGTGGTTATCGGCACGCGCTTCATCGCGACGCCGGAGGCGCAGGCGGCGCAGGTCTATCGCGACGCGATCGTTCATGCGCGCGACGACTCGACCCTCCGCACGCGCTGCTATACGGGCAAGCCCTGCCGTGTGATTCGCACCCCCTACGCGCTCGAGTGGGAGCGCGAGCCGGCGAAGATCAAACCGTTTCCGGAGCAGGTGCGGGTCTCGTATCGCAATGGCGTGATGGGCTTTTCCGGGCGCGCGGGCGAGACTGCCGACCCCGAACGCACCTTCATGCCGACCGGCCAGGGTGCAGGCCTCATCGGCAGCGTCAAGCCAGCCGCCGAGGTATTTGCCGACCTCCTGCGCGAAACCGAGGACAGCCTGCGCCGCGCGCACGCGCTGCTCGCCGGAACCTCGCTGCCGGATTGACCGCCCGCGTTACTGTCGAAGCAGCGACTTCCGCATCGCCTGATGCTTGGTTTGCGGATGGAGCCACACGCTCATAACGGCCGGACAGAACGAAGGATCGTTGATCTCGCCGTTGCTTGAGTCGTTGAGAAAAACGAGCGTGTGGTTCGCGTCGGTGCAGAATATGACCACCTGATCGCCGGCCTTGACGCTGGGGATGACCTGGTTCATCTCCGATTGCCACGCTTTGAGCTGGCGCTCGTCGCCCACTTTGAGGCTGCGCATCTCGTCGATCGCGGCCTTCACCAGGGCGCTGGAGGGAACCGTCCGCTTCGGTTCGAGATCGATCGCGTGCGGCTCGGCTGGCGACCATTGCGGGCCGGCGATCCACAACGTCGCGTCGTACATCTGGACGCCCCACCACGAATGGCGGCCTTTTCCGAACGGATGCATGTCAGGGGCTTTGGAAACCACTTGCTGCGGCAGAGGCCGCGGGTTCGACGCCTGTGCGTCTGATGCCGAAGCGGCGCAAACCAGCGTCGTGATAGCCAACGCGCCGAGCCATCGAGGATGCCCGACGCCAACGCCCGTCCGACGGTCCATCAGTCGAGCTCGGTCAGCGTCTGGCTTTGCGCTTCGCCGGCGCGGCCTTCTTGCGCGCCGCCGCCTTGACCTTCGCAGCTTTCGGCCTGGCGGTTGGCTTCAGCTTGGCGGCCGGCTTCGGCTTGGCGGCAGGCTTCGCGGCAGGAGCGGCATTGGCGGCGGTTGCGGGGTCGAAATGCATCGCGGTGAAGTAGCGCGAGGCGAATTTCCAACGCTCGCCGACCTTCACGTACTCGTCGTTGTAGTAGCCCGAACCGATCCATTGCATGTTGTGCTTTTCGCTGCGCAAGTCGAGGTAGCATCGCCCGGTCGCGCGGCCATAGTAGCCCAGTTCAACCACGTGGTTGTGGATGTATGGACGCGGCAGCAGGTCGCGCAGTCCCTCGGTGTAGGTCTTGAGCAAGGCCTCGCGTCCTTTATGGACGGTTTCGCCGTTGGGCGTTTTCACGATGAAAGATCCGTCGACGGCGAACAGATCGACGATTCCGGCGACGTCGCCGCGCCAAACGCAGTCGCAATAGCGCACCGGCAGGTCGCGGATTTCCTCGCGGTCGGCAAGTTCGGTGACTATTTCTTCGACAGTCTTCATCGCACGGAGTCCTCCCTGCACGCGGCAGCCGGCCGCTTCGAGCGCGGATCATCCCGCCGCTACAGCCTCAAGGCCGGTCTTGCAGCGCGCATCATAGCCGCTCCCGACCGATTTGCAAGAAACCTTGACCTGCGGCCTTCAGTCGCGCGGCGCTTCGAACCACAGCACGCCAAGCGGCGGCAGCGTGATCGAAATGGAATACGGCATGCCGTTGTATGGAACTTGATCTGCGGTAACGCCGCCCCCGTTGCCGAGGTTGCTGCCGCCCCAGCGCTCGGCGTCGGTGTTGAGAAACTCGCGATAGTAGCCAGAGCGCGGCACGCCGATGCGATAATCCTGGCGGGGCACCGGGGAAAAATTGCAGACGCAGATCACGCGCTGGCCGTTGGCCGGCGCGATCCGCATAAAGGCGATCATGTTGTCGTCGCCGTTGTCGGCGGCGATCCATTGGAAGCCCGCTTGGTCATGCTCGGCTTCCCACAGCGCCGGCTGCGAGCGATAGAGCCGGTTGAGCTCGCCGACCAGCGCCCGGAGCCCGCGATGCTCGCTGCCCTGGAGCACGTCCCAATCCAGGCTCGTGTCGTAGTTCCACTCCTTCCATTGGCCGAATTCGCTTCCCATGAAGAGCAGCTTCTTGCCGGGCCGCGCCCACATGTAGCCGTAGAGCGCGCGCAGGTTGGCGAACTTCTGCCAGCGATCGCCCGGCATCTTCGAGAGCATCGAGCTCTTGCCGTGCACGACCTCGTCATGCGAGAGCGGGAGGACGAAGTTTTCGTTCCACGCGTAAAGCAGACCGAAGGTGAGATCGCGATGATGATGTCGGCGATGCACGGGATCTTTCGCGAAGTACTCCAGCGTGTCGTGCATCCAGCCCATGTCCCACTTGAAGCTGAAACCGAGGCCGCCGGCGTACGTCGGCCGGCTCACGGCGGGCCATGAGGTCGATTCTTCGGCTAGCGTAATTGCGCCGGGATTGCGCGCATAGACCTGCTCGTTGAGCTGGCGCAAAAAGCCGACCGCCTGAAGGTTTTCGCGCCCGCCCTCGGGATTGGGAATCCATTCGCCTTCGCGCCGCGCGTAGTCGAGATACAGTATCGAGGCGACCGCGTCGACGCGCAGGCCGTCGGCGTGGAACTCGCGCAGCCACCACTCGGCGCTGCCGAGCAGGAAGCCGCGCACTTCGGTGCGGCCGAAGTTGA comes from the Candidatus Binataceae bacterium genome and includes:
- a CDS encoding chalcone isomerase family protein, with protein sequence MDRRTGVGVGHPRWLGALAITTLVCAASASDAQASNPRPLPQQVVSKAPDMHPFGKGRHSWWGVQMYDATLWIAGPQWSPAEPHAIDLEPKRTVPSSALVKAAIDEMRSLKVGDERQLKAWQSEMNQVIPSVKAGDQVVIFCTDANHTLVFLNDSSNGEINDPSFCPAVMSVWLHPQTKHQAMRKSLLRQ
- a CDS encoding nuclear transport factor 2 family protein; its protein translation is MKTVEEIVTELADREEIRDLPVRYCDCVWRGDVAGIVDLFAVDGSFIVKTPNGETVHKGREALLKTYTEGLRDLLPRPYIHNHVVELGYYGRATGRCYLDLRSEKHNMQWIGSGYYNDEYVKVGERWKFASRYFTAMHFDPATAANAAPAAKPAAKPKPAAKLKPTARPKAAKVKAAARKKAAPAKRKARR